In a single window of the Silurus meridionalis isolate SWU-2019-XX chromosome 8, ASM1480568v1, whole genome shotgun sequence genome:
- the LOC124390129 gene encoding bone morphogenetic protein receptor type-2-like — MRQSWSFASMRKFIVSIAWFATCSSSAQVTTERRCMFLASPQNTDLTQSAGNVSGFVQHCARTDCCMGHFRLEGGKLTPVLLGCSIMQDYCPNRTCYASTHQQNFIGCVCNSDFCNTNITSNWPSKRTENKQPENSSDTTDVLSAVIIIIPAGAVILVISFIIALKLKIFPKCCRPKTPTNAYDILDTCYNDLGKHLEIQKQVACGHFASVYHGTFQGLSVALKVFPTIRQQEFTKEKHVYKLPLMMHSGIIRLLEDGKIRNGFVLVLELATQGPLNAFLSRTVCDWACTLKLAQTLSQGLAYLHTDLNMNGVYKPAVAHCDLSSRNVLVRANGSCALCDFGCSTVLQCQAPQGYSGIIKSTVQMGTLQYMSPEILEGCANLRSSRFLLQADVYSLGLLLWELLMRCSDLCKGSPVPEHMLPYETELGRSPTLDHMLTFVVEKKRRPIIPHVWAGFSQGSTLHELLEDCWDHDADARLTAECAANRLVSLTPDIAL, encoded by the exons ATGCGACAATCCTGGAGCTTTGCTTCCATGCGCAAGTTTATAG tATCCATAGCTTGGTTTGCAACATGCTCCTCATCAGCACAAGTCACTACAGAGAGGAGATGCATGTTCTTGgccagtccacagaacactgaTTTGACACAAAGTGCAGGGAACGTAAGCGGATTTGTTCAGCACTGTGCAAGAACTGACTGCTGCATGGGTCATTTCCGGCTGGAGGGTGGAAAGCTCACGCCTGTCCTCCTAG GCTGTAGTATAATGCAAGACTACTGCCCAAATCGGACATGTTATGCATCAACACATCAGCAGAACTTCATCGGGTGTGTGTGCAACTCCGATTTTTGCAACACAAACATCACGTCAAACTGGCCGTCCAAACGAACTGAAAACAAACAGCCTGAGAATAGTTCAGATACTACAG ATGTACTGAGTGCCGTCATCATCATTATTCCTGCTGGAGCTGTGATTCTGGTAATTTCCTTCATCATTGCGCTGAAGTTGAAGATTTTTCCCAAATGTTGCC GACCTAAAACACCAACAAATGCATATGACATCTTGGACACATGTTATAATGACCTGGGCAAACACCTAGAGATACAAAAG caAGTTGCCTGCGGCCATTTTGCAAGTGTGTACCATGGAACCTTCCAGGGATTGTCAGTGGCCTTGAAAGTGTTTCCTACAATACGACAACAAGAGTTCACTAAAGAGAAACATGTGTACAAGCTGCCTTTAATGATGCATTCTGGGATTATACGACTTCTCGAAGATGGAAAAATTAGGAATGGGTTTGTGCTTGTTTTGGAACTGGCAACCCAA GGTCCTTTGAATGCATTTCTGTCTAGAACAGTGTGTGACTGGGCATGTACACTAAAACTAGCTCAAACTCTATCGCAAGGACTGGCCTATCTGCATACTGATTTGAACATGAATG GAGTCTATAAACCAGCAGTGGCTCACTGTGATCTCAGCAGCAGAAATGTTCTGGTGAGAGCAAATGGTTCATGCGCTCTGTGTGACTTTGGATGCAGTACGGTGCTACAGTGCCAAGCGCCGCAGGGATATTCTGgcataataaag AGCACAGTTCAGATGGGGACTCTGCAGTACATGTCACCTGAGATCCTGGAGGGATGTGCTAATCTGAGGAGCAGTCGCTTTTTGCTGCAGGCAGATGTTTATTCATTAGGACTTCTGCTTTGGGAGTTGCTTATGCGTTGCTCTGATCTCTGCAAAG GTTCTCCTGTTCCAGAACATATGCTGCCTTATGAAACAGAGCTGGGACGCAGTCCAACCCTCGATCATATGCTTACTTTTGTGGTAGAGAAGAAACGGCGTCCAATCATTCCTCATGTGTGGGCTGGATTTTCTCAG GGATCAACTCTCCACGAGCTCCTCGAAGATTGCTGGGATCACGACGCAGATGCAAGACTCACAGCAGAGTGTGCAGCCAATAGATTAGTTTCTTTAACCCCTGATATTGCTTTGTAA
- the ak7b gene encoding adenylate kinase 7 isoform X2, with protein sequence MAADMETLTSSKRVFINNVDKYTSKYVAQFLSSCVPGASYVAKQFEDEEEIKPSSQGGTFEIVGTVSGSEKKSGFAVEEYSNLTRQELFHHLKESDVVVYNIYNENADQIEEASWAVSALHGDMNSFPRPKTFILISTLMTWALIKPLDTDDAKTPFTEEDYKRRKPHHNFNDHIAVEKLVVKLGRSNQSQFSTYVVASGLQYGMGEQAFHFFFKTSWMGEEQEVPIFGDGSNFVPTIHITDLAGIVQNVIDYNPKPQYLLAVDESHNTIAEIISAIAAALGPGKTRNVPIEDLILLKELTQAEIDHLFISLRMEAFFVTYNFSIKWVSKKGIVENIDQVVEEYKLARGLLPIRICVLGPPAVGKSTVSKKICKHYKLHHVKLKETITETLAHLESKVQMEESNEDDESQEAQELLNTLKTNMEENDGRLDEQCVLQIMKDKLKTKPCINQGFVLDAFPKTYNQAKELFSEEDENADKQSSIQIIPEYVFCLDATDEFLKERVLDLPESVVQETSYSFDTFLSRLEMYRKNNSDDEIVINYFDEQEIPPQHIEINGEDPEYVLVMEKVIKSVGKARNYSSTTKHLDEEQKLAEIRLREEEEMSQAEAGHIEDEEEQQRAQCWKEWNGRLEEAKQQDEELLMTEEESAKQYLRCTVMPVLSQGLSELCRIRPSNAVDFLAEYILNNNPEME encoded by the exons ATGGCTGCAGATATGGAAACATTAACGAGTTCCAAACGAGTTTTTATCAACAATGTGGACAAATATACCTCAAAATATGTCGCACAG TTTTTATCCTCGTGTGTTCCTGGAGCATCTTACGTGGCTAAACAATTCGAGGATGAGGAGGAAATCAAGCCAAGTTCCCAAGGAGGTACTTTTGAGATTGTTGGAACTGTTTCGGGAAGTGAGAAGAAGTCTGGTTTTGCAGTAGAAGAATATTCG AATTTAACACGTCAAGAGCTTTTCCATCACCTGAAGGAGTCGGACGTTGTCGTTTATAACATCTACAACGAGAATGCTGATCAGATAGAAGAAGCATCTTGGGCGGTCTCAG CTCTTCACGGGGACATGAATTCATTTCCTCGACCGAAGACCTTCATCCTGATCTCCACGCTCATGACATGGGCTCTGATTAAGCCACTCGATACG GATGATGCCAAGACTCCGTTTACGGAAGAGGACTACAAGAGACGGAAACCGCATCACAACTTTAACGATCATATCGCTGTGGAGAAGCTCGTGGTTAAACTGGGACGATCT AATCAGTCCCAGTTTTCTACTTATGTGGTGGCCTCCGGACTGCAGTATGGAATGGGCGAGCAGgcgtttcatttttttttcaag ACGTCTTGGATGGGAGAGGAACAGGAAGTGCCGATCTTCGGAGACGGCTCCAATTTCGTTCCAACCATCCACATCACTGACCTGGCAGG gatTGTGCAGAACGTAATCGACTATAATCCCAAGCCTCAGTATTTACTTGCAGTGGATGAATCACACAACACCATCGCTGAGATCATCAGT GCAATAGCAGCGGCACTCGGACCAGGAAAAACCAGGAACGTTCCCATAGAGGACCTGATTCTATTAAAGGAATTGACA caaGCAGAAATCGACCATTTGTTTATCAGCCTTCGAATGGAAGCCTTTTTTGTCACATACAATTTCAGCATCAAGTGGGTTTCAAAGAAAGGCATTGTTGAGAACATCGACCAAGTCGTGGAGGAATACAAGCTCGCGCGAGGCCTGCTG cctatTCGCATCTGTGTCTTGGGACCTCCTGCTGTCGGGAAAAGCACCGTCtctaaaaaaatatgcaaacacTACAAACTGCACCATGTAAAACTCAAAGAGACCATCACCGAGACGCTCGCTCACCTG GAGTCAAAAGTCCAAATGGAGGAAAGCAATGAGGACGACGAATCACAAGAAGCACAGGAGCTTTTGAATACACTGAAGACGAACATGGAAGAGAACGACG GTCGGTTGGATGAACAGTGTGTTCTCCAAATCATGAAAGACAAGCTGAAGACTAAACCATGCATAAATCAGGGCTTTGTCCTGGACGCCTTTCCGAAGACATACAATCAAGCGAAAGAGCTGTTTTCTG AGGAGGACGAAAATGCAGACAAGCAATCCAGTATCCAAATCATCCCAG AATATGTTTTCTGTCTTGACGCCACCGACGAGTTCCTGAAGGAACGTGTGCTGGACCTGCCCGAGAGCGTGGTTCAGGAGACTTCGTACTCCTTCGATACGTTTCTCTCGCGACTGGAGATGTATAGAAAAAACAATTCAGATGATGAAATTGTGATCAACTACTTTGACGAACAGGAGATTCCACCTCAGCATATAG AGATCAACGGTGAAGACCCAGAGTATGTTCTTGTCATGGAGAAGGTGATAAAGAGTGTGGGGAAGGCCAGGAACTACAGCTCCACCACAAAACATTTAGACGAGGAGCAGAAGCTAGCGGAGATCAGGCTGAGGGAGGAAGAAGAGATGAGCCAGGCCGAAGCTGGACACATAGAGGACGAAGAGGAGCAGCAAAGAGCACAGTGCTGGAAAGAATgg AACGGGCGCCTGGAAGAGGCGAAGCAGCAGGATGAGGAGCTGTTGATGACGGAAGAAGAATCTGCCAAGCAGTACCTGAGGTGTACCGTGATGCCCGTTCTGTCCCAAGGCCTGAGCGAGTTATGCAGAATCCGGCCAAGTAACGCAGTAGACTTCCTG gCCGAATATATCCTCAACAACAACCCAGAAATGGAATAA
- the ak7b gene encoding adenylate kinase 7 isoform X1: protein MAADMETLTSSKRVFINNVDKYTSKYVAQFLSSCVPGASYVAKQFEDEEEIKPSSQGGTFEIVGTVSGSEKKSGFAVEEYSNLTRQELFHHLKESDVVVYNIYNENADQIEEASWAVSALHGDMNSFPRPKTFILISTLMTWALIKPLDTDDAKTPFTEEDYKRRKPHHNFNDHIAVEKLVVKLGRSNQSQFSTYVVASGLQYGMGEQAFHFFFKTSWMGEEQEVPIFGDGSNFVPTIHITDLAGIVQNVIDYNPKPQYLLAVDESHNTIAEIISAIAAALGPGKTRNVPIEDLILLKELTQAEIDHLFISLRMEAFFVTYNFSIKWVSKKGIVENIDQVVEEYKLARGLLPIRICVLGPPAVGKSTVSKKICKHYKLHHVKLKETITETLAHLESKVQMEESNEDDESQEAQELLNTLKTNMEENDGRLDEQCVLQIMKDKLKTKPCINQGFVLDAFPKTYNQAKELFSVEEDENADKQSSIQIIPEYVFCLDATDEFLKERVLDLPESVVQETSYSFDTFLSRLEMYRKNNSDDEIVINYFDEQEIPPQHIEINGEDPEYVLVMEKVIKSVGKARNYSSTTKHLDEEQKLAEIRLREEEEMSQAEAGHIEDEEEQQRAQCWKEWNGRLEEAKQQDEELLMTEEESAKQYLRCTVMPVLSQGLSELCRIRPSNAVDFLAEYILNNNPEME from the exons ATGGCTGCAGATATGGAAACATTAACGAGTTCCAAACGAGTTTTTATCAACAATGTGGACAAATATACCTCAAAATATGTCGCACAG TTTTTATCCTCGTGTGTTCCTGGAGCATCTTACGTGGCTAAACAATTCGAGGATGAGGAGGAAATCAAGCCAAGTTCCCAAGGAGGTACTTTTGAGATTGTTGGAACTGTTTCGGGAAGTGAGAAGAAGTCTGGTTTTGCAGTAGAAGAATATTCG AATTTAACACGTCAAGAGCTTTTCCATCACCTGAAGGAGTCGGACGTTGTCGTTTATAACATCTACAACGAGAATGCTGATCAGATAGAAGAAGCATCTTGGGCGGTCTCAG CTCTTCACGGGGACATGAATTCATTTCCTCGACCGAAGACCTTCATCCTGATCTCCACGCTCATGACATGGGCTCTGATTAAGCCACTCGATACG GATGATGCCAAGACTCCGTTTACGGAAGAGGACTACAAGAGACGGAAACCGCATCACAACTTTAACGATCATATCGCTGTGGAGAAGCTCGTGGTTAAACTGGGACGATCT AATCAGTCCCAGTTTTCTACTTATGTGGTGGCCTCCGGACTGCAGTATGGAATGGGCGAGCAGgcgtttcatttttttttcaag ACGTCTTGGATGGGAGAGGAACAGGAAGTGCCGATCTTCGGAGACGGCTCCAATTTCGTTCCAACCATCCACATCACTGACCTGGCAGG gatTGTGCAGAACGTAATCGACTATAATCCCAAGCCTCAGTATTTACTTGCAGTGGATGAATCACACAACACCATCGCTGAGATCATCAGT GCAATAGCAGCGGCACTCGGACCAGGAAAAACCAGGAACGTTCCCATAGAGGACCTGATTCTATTAAAGGAATTGACA caaGCAGAAATCGACCATTTGTTTATCAGCCTTCGAATGGAAGCCTTTTTTGTCACATACAATTTCAGCATCAAGTGGGTTTCAAAGAAAGGCATTGTTGAGAACATCGACCAAGTCGTGGAGGAATACAAGCTCGCGCGAGGCCTGCTG cctatTCGCATCTGTGTCTTGGGACCTCCTGCTGTCGGGAAAAGCACCGTCtctaaaaaaatatgcaaacacTACAAACTGCACCATGTAAAACTCAAAGAGACCATCACCGAGACGCTCGCTCACCTG GAGTCAAAAGTCCAAATGGAGGAAAGCAATGAGGACGACGAATCACAAGAAGCACAGGAGCTTTTGAATACACTGAAGACGAACATGGAAGAGAACGACG GTCGGTTGGATGAACAGTGTGTTCTCCAAATCATGAAAGACAAGCTGAAGACTAAACCATGCATAAATCAGGGCTTTGTCCTGGACGCCTTTCCGAAGACATACAATCAAGCGAAAGAGCTGTTTTCTG tAGAGGAGGACGAAAATGCAGACAAGCAATCCAGTATCCAAATCATCCCAG AATATGTTTTCTGTCTTGACGCCACCGACGAGTTCCTGAAGGAACGTGTGCTGGACCTGCCCGAGAGCGTGGTTCAGGAGACTTCGTACTCCTTCGATACGTTTCTCTCGCGACTGGAGATGTATAGAAAAAACAATTCAGATGATGAAATTGTGATCAACTACTTTGACGAACAGGAGATTCCACCTCAGCATATAG AGATCAACGGTGAAGACCCAGAGTATGTTCTTGTCATGGAGAAGGTGATAAAGAGTGTGGGGAAGGCCAGGAACTACAGCTCCACCACAAAACATTTAGACGAGGAGCAGAAGCTAGCGGAGATCAGGCTGAGGGAGGAAGAAGAGATGAGCCAGGCCGAAGCTGGACACATAGAGGACGAAGAGGAGCAGCAAAGAGCACAGTGCTGGAAAGAATgg AACGGGCGCCTGGAAGAGGCGAAGCAGCAGGATGAGGAGCTGTTGATGACGGAAGAAGAATCTGCCAAGCAGTACCTGAGGTGTACCGTGATGCCCGTTCTGTCCCAAGGCCTGAGCGAGTTATGCAGAATCCGGCCAAGTAACGCAGTAGACTTCCTG gCCGAATATATCCTCAACAACAACCCAGAAATGGAATAA